Within the Herbaspirillum sp. RTI4 genome, the region GAGCATCACGCCGCCGTTGTGGCTGACCGTGCTGATCCAGTCGCCCGCGGCGCTATACACCGAGGTGCCTTTGCTCAAAGGTTCGCCCTGCACGGAGAGAATTTTCAGCAAGACGCGACGGGTGCGCAGGACGTCGAAAGTCAAATTGCCGACCGCGCCCCGCGCCAGACCGGCGGTAACTTTGCCGTTTTTGACGTCGGTATTTCTCGGCAGGCTTTTGATGGCGATGTCCATCGGGCTTTCCGCGTACGGGGAAATGGAAGGCGCAACCGCCATGCCCCGGTAGTCGGTCCAGACCGGTCCCTGGCTGGTTTGTATTTTGGCCCCGGCGATGCCGGGGACGGAGAGCAGGGCGAAGGTGTCGCGCACGGCATAAGGCGACAAAGTGAGGCCCTTGTCATGCAGCACCAGACCGCCTGAAATGCGGCCGCTATACGAGGTCCGGTTGCCGTCATAGCGCGACATGCTCAAGCCCGCCTGCGCATATTTCGGCAGCGCCGATACGCTGGCGCTGGTGCCGATCTGACGGTTGCCTGAATCGGTTTGCGCCCCCACGCTATAGCTGGCGTATTCGTTGAAGCGGTCGCTGTAATCGATGCCGCCGCTGCGGCGCCGGCCAGTGCTGTTGACGGAGCTGCTCAGGCTGCCCGAGCCGATAGGAATATTGAGGCGGGCATACAGCAGCGTTTGCTTATCCGGCCCCGGCGACCGTTCAAGACTCAGAGAGGCGTTGACGCGTCCAAAATTGCGGCCCCAGTTCAGGCTGTAGCGACGGGAGGCGTAAGCGACGCCGTTACCTTTAAATTGCGAATAGCCGACGCCTACCGAACCCAATACGGCGTGCTGATAGCTCAGGTTCAGATTCAGTTGTTGATTGCCGGGCTGATAGTAGGGACGATACGGATGGTCGCGCAGGTCGGTGATGGTCGGCTGCTCCTGGATGGCTTCCGATCGTGAACGGAAATTGTTGGTGCGGAAGGTGTAGGAGGCCCCTGCCGATAAGCTGTCATGCAATTGCACGCTGGTGTTGACGGTGGTTTGGGTGCCGACTTCCTTGGTGCGTGGCACATAAGAAAAAAGGGTGCTCACGCCTGCGGATGAGGTACGGGTAGGTGCGCCGTTCAATTGCAACCCGACGGAGTGATAGCGCTGCGATGTCAGCGTACCGATGGCAACGCCGGCGCGGTTGCCCAGCGGCAGATTGGTTCTGGTCACCAGCAGCAGATCTTCTTTTTTCTGGTAGCGATCGTCCCCGCCGTAACTCCACGGTTTGCCCAGTGCGGCGGAAAAACTTTTTTCCTGCGGCGTGAATCCGACGGCGAAGGAATTGGCCGGCACGATGAAGCGACGCTGGGCGCCATTGCCTTCGATGACGGTCACGTCCAGATCGATATTGGTGTTGTTCAAGAGGAAACCGGTCAGCGAAAAGGGACCCGGCGGCACGATGGTGGAATGAATCAGTACGCCGCTCTGGCGGATTTCGACACGGGCTTCCATCTGCGCAATGCCATTGACCATCACCTGATTGCCAGCCTGTTGCAGCAGCGCCCCTTCCGGGAAAAATTGCGCGCCCAGCATGGCGGGCGTATCGAACATGGAGCTGGCGGCATTGATTTGCCCGACCTGGAAAACTGCCTTATGTGAGGGCAGACTGGTTTGCGCATAGGCGTCCAGATGCGCAAAGCGGGAACGCCCTTGAAAGCTGTAATACGACTGTCGACTACGCAAGGCCCAATCGTTCGTGTTGAGCCCGATTTCGGTCGTGCCCTGCACGGTGGTGTTGGTGCCGTGGGGTGAGCTGTTTTTCATGAACAGCATGTCGTAGTTGAACAGGCCGGCAGTGCCGCCGGTGGCAAAGTCGGCCGCGTTAAGGCTGCGGCTAACGGCGCGCAAGGCTTCCGGCGGGACGATCAGTTCAATCTCTTCCTTGCCGGGACGCAGCTTGGTGATGGCTGTGGGGTAAAACGCTTTTAAATTGCCGCAGACGTTCTTGCTTTGCTTGTCGTTGCTATCGTTGTCGTCCGTGTTTTGGTCGGGAAGGGCGATATTGGCGCGCGTCAGCAAATCGGCATCGATGCAGAGCTGGCCCTGTTCATCGAACCTGGCCTGGGCGCGTCCGAGCTTGCGGCCGTTGACAAAGAGCGTGACGTAATTGACGCCTGCGGTGAAACGTTTTCCCTCTTTGAAGAAATCGGCGAGGTCGGGCGACAATCCCAGCGACTTCAGTCTTGATGCAGAAAAGAGCGTTGACTTGTCTGACGCCATGGCAGGCAATGCCGGTACAAAGGACGCAGAGATCAATGTGGCAAGCAGCGTCGGTTTCATGGCGTATCTCACTATGTTTTTTCAGGCAAAGCGATCCCCCGGCGATGCCCCTGGGGGATTGCGATAAGGGAATTCAGAGTGTCTTCTTCGTCGCAGCGAGGAAGGTGGCATGCAGCCAGCATTGCTGGCCGCATGCGCTATTTCAGAAACCGCACCGTGGTCTGGGTAGCCAGGAAACGGTGGGAGGGAAGTCCCCTTCAGTTGTCAAACTCTGACGCCAAGGTCTGGCAGGTCTGGCAAGAGGTATTCCACTGAAGCGGTTTCTGTTGATCCGGTCACGTTGTTTCAGTCTTGAGTGTTCAAGATGAAATCTTGCAGACGGAGGCAGAGATAAAACCGGTTTTGCCGATATTTACATCACTGCAACGGTAATCGTGGCGCTACCTTCAAACTCAAGCGTGTCCGTATCTTTAGGCATCGGCAAATCCGTTTTCTTGACGAGTGTGGTGGCGACTTTGAGTGGGATCTCAAAATGGGTGCCACTTGCATTCTGAGAGGCGGAGTCTGCTGGAGCGAGCCGGTAATGGACGTTGGTTTTATTGGTCATGAATTGAGTTGAACTAAAGCCCGAATTGGCTATGGCCGCATCTATGGTTGCTCCGTCTACCAGTCGTGCAATGACGGGAGGGGCTCCTGTAACGCCAGTCGTGACCTTGATGTCACCTGCTTTCATGACGTAGAGGCCAACGGCGTTCATTTTGGTCGCATCGGTGGCATTGCTGGGTGCCAGGATGAAAGCTTCACCGACATTAATATTGGTACCCGCTACAAACTGGAAATCAAGGCTCCCTGGAAAGCTCGTGACGCTTGCTTTCCCCGAATCTATTGAGTGGAGCTTGATCGCAGTTTGTGCGGTACACGCCACTTTCAGCGTAATGTCGTGCGCTGGGAGTGGGGTAGGACTGCTGCTTCCC harbors:
- a CDS encoding fimbria/pilus outer membrane usher protein, yielding MKPTLLATLISASFVPALPAMASDKSTLFSASRLKSLGLSPDLADFFKEGKRFTAGVNYVTLFVNGRKLGRAQARFDEQGQLCIDADLLTRANIALPDQNTDDNDSNDKQSKNVCGNLKAFYPTAITKLRPGKEEIELIVPPEALRAVSRSLNAADFATGGTAGLFNYDMLFMKNSSPHGTNTTVQGTTEIGLNTNDWALRSRQSYYSFQGRSRFAHLDAYAQTSLPSHKAVFQVGQINAASSMFDTPAMLGAQFFPEGALLQQAGNQVMVNGIAQMEARVEIRQSGVLIHSTIVPPGPFSLTGFLLNNTNIDLDVTVIEGNGAQRRFIVPANSFAVGFTPQEKSFSAALGKPWSYGGDDRYQKKEDLLLVTRTNLPLGNRAGVAIGTLTSQRYHSVGLQLNGAPTRTSSAGVSTLFSYVPRTKEVGTQTTVNTSVQLHDSLSAGASYTFRTNNFRSRSEAIQEQPTITDLRDHPYRPYYQPGNQQLNLNLSYQHAVLGSVGVGYSQFKGNGVAYASRRYSLNWGRNFGRVNASLSLERSPGPDKQTLLYARLNIPIGSGSLSSSVNSTGRRRSGGIDYSDRFNEYASYSVGAQTDSGNRQIGTSASVSALPKYAQAGLSMSRYDGNRTSYSGRISGGLVLHDKGLTLSPYAVRDTFALLSVPGIAGAKIQTSQGPVWTDYRGMAVAPSISPYAESPMDIAIKSLPRNTDVKNGKVTAGLARGAVGNLTFDVLRTRRVLLKILSVQGEPLSKGTSVYSAAGDWISTVSHNGGVMLTGEQLKETLRMTTTDGASCFVSADLPEKPPTDAFYEQLDAVCRPAA